TGGCCGGCGCGAGCCAGGGTGCCACCGGCCTGGGCCATCAGCGGGAAGATGTGGCCGGGGCTGACGATGTCTTCAGCCTTGGCGTCTTTCGCGGCAGCGGCCTGCACGGTACGCGCACGGTCGGCGGCGGAGATGCCGGTAGTCACGCCAGTAGCCGCTTCGATCGATACGGTGAACTTGGTGCCGAAGCCGGAACCGTTGCGTGGTGCCATCAACGGCAGCTTCAACAGTTCGCAGCGCTCGCGGCTCATCGGCATGCAGATCAGGCCACGGGCGTGCTTGGCCATGAAGTTGATGTGTTCAGGCTGGCAGCACTCGGCGGCCATGATCAGGTCGCCTTCGTTCTCGCGGTCTTCGTCATCCATGAGGATGACCATCTTGCCTTGGCGGATGTCTTCAACCAGTTCTTCGATGCTATTGAGCGCCACAAGGCACCCCCTTGGGTCAGGATTTTAGGTAGCCGTTGGCGGCCAGAAAGCTTTCAGTGATGTTACTGGAAGTTGGCTCTGCGGCCTTGTCGCCCAACAGCAGGCGCTCCAGGTAACGGGCAAGCAAGTCGACTTCAAGGTTCACCCGGCGACCTGGCTGGTACGACGCCATGATGGTTTCGCTCAGGGTGTGCGGAATGATGGTCAGCATGAACTCGGCGCCATCGACCGCGTTCACGGTCAGGCTGGTGCCGTCGACGGTGATCGAGCCTTTATGGGCGATGTACTTGGCGAGTTCCTTCGGCGCACGAATGCGGAATTCCACGGCGCGGGCGTTCTCGGTGCGGGCAACCACTTCACCCACGCCATCGACGTGACCGCTGACCAGATGCCCGCCGAGGCGAGTGGTCGGGGTCAGGGCTTTTTCCAGGTTGACCGGGCTGCCGCTTTTCAGGTCGTTCATGGCGGTGCAGTCAAGGGTTTCGCGACTGACGTCCGCGGCAAAGCCATTGCCCGGCAGTTCAACCGCCGTCAGGCACACGCCGTTGACCGCGATGCTGTCGCCCAGCTTGACGTCGCTCAGGTCGAGCTTGCCGGTTTCTACGTGTACCCGCACATCTCCGCCTTTTGGGGTCAATGCACGAATACTGCCGATGGATTCGATGATGCCGGTAAACATGGAGTCCTCCTCGAGAACAGGGCCGTCGCGTGGCGCAGGCCGGAAATTATACGCTCGCCGCTGGCGCAGGAATGGCAATGACTCGCCAGTCATCGCCAACCGCGCGAATTTCAGTGATTTTGAGCTCGGGCGCGTCTTTCATCTGCGCCAGCGGCCAGTCCAGCAATGGACGGGCCGAAGAACCGAGGAACTTGCCGGCG
This DNA window, taken from Pseudomonas fluorescens NCIMB 11764, encodes the following:
- a CDS encoding riboflavin synthase; protein product: MFTGIIESIGSIRALTPKGGDVRVHVETGKLDLSDVKLGDSIAVNGVCLTAVELPGNGFAADVSRETLDCTAMNDLKSGSPVNLEKALTPTTRLGGHLVSGHVDGVGEVVARTENARAVEFRIRAPKELAKYIAHKGSITVDGTSLTVNAVDGAEFMLTIIPHTLSETIMASYQPGRRVNLEVDLLARYLERLLLGDKAAEPTSSNITESFLAANGYLKS